Proteins encoded by one window of Macaca mulatta isolate MMU2019108-1 chromosome 10, T2T-MMU8v2.0, whole genome shotgun sequence:
- the C10H20orf202 gene encoding uncharacterized protein C20orf202 homolog (The RefSeq protein has 1 substitution compared to this genomic sequence), translated as MYKSKIRQAQNQVSVKVTPKDTEMKTAEEPSPSLGETLEWLRKELSEMQIQDQRLLLTLRHLHSVLEELRADSAHWEDTRSSEGTSPIRARAGSEGRGCQPVCSRGLAQLLRGEESRRSSLP; from the exons ACGTACAAGTCAAAGATCCGTCAGGCACAGAACCAGGTCAGTGTCAAGGTCACTCCCAAGGACACAGAGATGAAAACAGCGGAAGAGCCCAGCCCGAGTCTTGGGGAGACCCTGGAGTGGCTGAGAAAGGAGCTG TCTGAGATGCAGATTCAAGACCAGAGGCTCCTGCTCACACTGAGGCATCTTCACAGTGTCCTGGAGGAGCTGCGTGCTGACAGCGCCCACTGGGAGGACACCAGGTCCAGCGAAGGGACATCCCCCATCAGAGCTCGAGCAGGCTCTGAAGGCAGGGGCTGCCAGCCTGTTTGCTCAAGGGGTCTGGCCCAGCTCCTCCGAGGGGAAGAGAGCAGACGAAGCTCTCTCCCTTAA
- the C10H20orf202 gene encoding uncharacterized protein C20orf202 homolog isoform X1, with the protein MKTAEEPSPSLGETLEWLRKELSEMQIQDQRLLLTLRHLHSVLEELRADSAHWEDTRQQFLHEAPDFSRIPVPDSLGPFQELRDISFRCQSLFP; encoded by the exons ATGAAAACAGCGGAAGAGCCCAGCCCGAGTCTTGGGGAGACCCTGGAGTGGCTGAGAAAGGAGCTG TCTGAGATGCAGATTCAAGACCAGAGGCTCCTGCTCACACTGAGGCATCTTCACAGTGTCCTGGAGGAGCTGCGTGCTGACAGCGCCCACTGGGAGGACACCAG GCAGCAGTTCCTTCATGAAGCACCGGACTTCTCCAGGATCCCGGTTCCAGACTCCCTGGGCCCCttccaggagctcagagacatcaGCTTCAGATGCCAGTCCCTCTTCCCTTGA